One Prosthecobacter dejongeii DNA window includes the following coding sequences:
- a CDS encoding DUF5069 domain-containing protein, with the protein MSQIVPLISSGVAGPLGVLHLPRLWLKASLAAAGKLHSDYPACGKGYDGMTLGALGIKEDEFLAFIATKPTYVQLEAWVKAYPGVNLTKANLYKHNQAILGYIHGDDVRKTILEAAGVSDETGVNPGAVDLNNLDDWQTLWAAEIK; encoded by the coding sequence ATGAGCCAAATCGTCCCCCTCATTTCCTCCGGTGTTGCCGGTCCTCTCGGTGTGCTTCACCTGCCCCGCCTCTGGCTGAAGGCCTCCCTGGCTGCCGCTGGCAAACTCCACTCCGACTACCCCGCCTGCGGCAAAGGTTATGATGGAATGACCCTCGGTGCCCTGGGCATCAAAGAAGATGAATTCCTCGCCTTCATCGCGACCAAGCCCACCTACGTCCAGCTCGAAGCCTGGGTGAAAGCTTATCCAGGAGTGAACCTCACCAAGGCCAATCTCTACAAGCACAATCAGGCCATCCTCGGCTACATCCACGGCGACGATGTCCGCAAGACCATCCTTGAGGCCGCTGGCGTGAGCGATGAAACCGGCGTCAACCCTGGTGCTGTGGACCTCAACAACCTCGACGACTGGCAGACCCTCTGGGCCGCCGAGATCAAGTAA
- a CDS encoding coiled-coil domain-containing protein: MSLSWIIRIGLLLLVLAASGPAQTLPEKVAEPVPVEEPPPDKKQTLSSLLATREGLRKALEEARQKLRNETAETSKKDLQTEIERLEKRRQEVERDFAVMVTGLQSLEDYSINPVSQAPLKLQDELGQFLTPIFSDLRELTRKPREVRALQDELSRLDSQKEQAKRALDEVDKLLADIKASKSPDAGLRTELNETRKRWQTRLGETESRITVVQHQLKELTLSGANFWSELGKQVQRFVFTRGTNIALALLAFLVVLFGLRAAYYYALKLVPVKKYQRLSFSARLLDVVHEGGSLLLAIVSALLVLYARGDWLLGGLALLAVGGLLMTAKSGIGKHLEELQFLLNLGSVREGERVYVNGVPWRVGAIHMFTQLTNVAIGGPGLRLPLAELSKMVSRPSSLDEPWFPCSKRSWILLNGTTLAQVTDITPDQVELRYGGGLKRSLPISDFVKLDVACLAGGFARSVTVGFDFQHQPQALTEIPEKLKADVRAALLESMREEELLDVVVEFQEAAASSLNFLIVAVVAGSQAAHYLSIPRVLQRAALASATRHGWDIPFPQMVVRQAGSSAQS, translated from the coding sequence ATGAGTTTGTCATGGATCATTCGGATAGGTCTTCTACTGCTGGTATTGGCAGCTTCTGGCCCTGCGCAGACACTCCCAGAAAAGGTAGCTGAGCCTGTGCCTGTGGAAGAGCCTCCACCGGATAAAAAACAAACGCTCAGCTCCCTGCTCGCCACACGTGAGGGCCTGCGAAAGGCGCTGGAAGAAGCACGGCAGAAGCTACGCAACGAAACCGCTGAAACGTCTAAAAAGGACCTCCAGACTGAGATTGAGCGGCTGGAGAAACGCCGCCAAGAAGTGGAGCGCGACTTTGCCGTGATGGTCACAGGGCTGCAATCCCTGGAAGATTACAGCATCAATCCGGTCAGTCAGGCACCGCTGAAACTCCAAGATGAATTGGGACAATTCCTCACACCCATCTTCAGTGACTTGCGCGAACTCACGCGCAAGCCGCGGGAAGTGCGGGCTCTACAGGATGAACTGAGCCGATTAGACTCGCAAAAGGAGCAGGCGAAACGGGCCCTGGATGAGGTGGATAAACTTTTGGCAGATATCAAAGCCAGTAAATCCCCAGATGCAGGTCTGCGCACGGAGCTGAATGAAACCCGCAAACGCTGGCAGACCCGACTGGGTGAAACGGAAAGCCGCATCACGGTGGTGCAGCATCAGCTCAAGGAATTGACACTTTCGGGTGCGAATTTTTGGTCGGAACTAGGGAAACAGGTGCAGCGCTTTGTATTCACACGGGGCACCAATATTGCTCTGGCACTACTCGCATTTCTAGTGGTGCTTTTTGGGCTACGAGCCGCTTATTATTATGCCCTGAAGCTAGTGCCTGTGAAGAAGTACCAGAGGCTTAGCTTTTCAGCTCGTCTGCTGGATGTGGTGCATGAAGGCGGTAGCTTACTGCTGGCCATCGTCTCGGCATTACTCGTTCTGTATGCTCGGGGAGATTGGTTGTTAGGTGGTCTGGCTTTGTTAGCTGTAGGCGGTTTGTTGATGACGGCCAAGTCTGGGATCGGCAAGCATCTCGAAGAGTTGCAATTTCTTTTGAATCTGGGCTCCGTGAGGGAAGGGGAGCGCGTTTACGTGAATGGAGTGCCTTGGCGTGTGGGCGCGATCCACATGTTCACTCAGTTGACCAATGTGGCCATTGGCGGCCCAGGACTGCGGCTGCCACTGGCAGAACTTTCGAAGATGGTTTCACGCCCTAGTTCTCTGGATGAGCCGTGGTTTCCGTGCAGTAAGCGGTCCTGGATTTTGCTCAACGGCACCACTTTGGCCCAGGTCACAGACATCACGCCAGATCAGGTGGAACTGCGCTACGGTGGGGGGCTGAAACGCAGCCTGCCGATCAGTGACTTTGTGAAGTTAGATGTGGCCTGTCTGGCGGGAGGTTTTGCCCGCTCGGTCACTGTGGGGTTTGACTTTCAACATCAACCCCAAGCACTGACAGAAATCCCTGAAAAACTGAAGGCGGATGTACGTGCAGCCTTGCTGGAGAGCATGAGGGAAGAGGAGTTGCTGGATGTGGTGGTGGAGTTTCAGGAAGCGGCTGCATCCTCCCTGAATTTCCTTATCGTAGCGGTGGTGGCAGGTTCACAGGCGGCCCATTATCTCTCCATTCCACGCGTGCTCCAGCGTGCCGCTTTGGCGTCCGCGACTCGTCATGGGTGGGACATTCCATTTCCACAAATGGTGGTGCGGCAGGCTGGCTCGTCGGCACAGTCCTGA
- a CDS encoding type II secretion system protein GspD: MKLRDAPPQQYDFSNAILSDVLRFLATDAGMSFFSLPNDSPEGNRQVTFSIRSSPFRVLETLCKANQLAIIPDNGIWYIRPADDKELIGKSYLIRHNSLERVDRVNSGSGLSLTPVGGSGGGSGSSGGGGGGVNLQGNQETFSVRRSEIINDIRSLLSLPTEEQETGGQSTGGGDLGAALGGSGGDLTKAMNSNELSAFRKPKVIWKSDSNTLYVVATRLQHLWVEGFLEVADKPQTLIAIEVKFVETTRDPKREFGIDWTGTFDTGNFRQINQVNEEIDETTGRRTIQVEYDNVATNGGYRADLTNLLSPTNLNAAGGALGYPALGILSSQDINVKLRALLRDEETQMTSYPRMVTLNNSEVSFRSVVNQPVLDGTASATVGAGATTTSSIAYLPIGTVLNILPKRMENDKILLNMAVTVSSIIITEVINGNPYPVASSRVYNAPVEVNSGYTVAVGGLDEAREREGKAGIPFLHSIPVLGKAFKYDSKSKNHKNLMLFITPKIIDAREGGLPNEPQSVIPQRPDKLLPKIPQVDPNTGAIIGGPASLPNAVAYLTRETDILHHTIYEGRITPDESRKLKELKIAVEQLDAQCEVLKQQYPDQGSLIYTNQQQLKGLLDRNQQMARLLFSKKYF, translated from the coding sequence ATGAAACTCCGGGATGCCCCGCCACAGCAGTATGATTTCTCGAATGCGATCCTCTCGGATGTGCTGCGCTTTTTGGCGACAGATGCAGGCATGTCCTTCTTTTCCTTGCCCAATGACAGCCCTGAGGGCAATCGGCAGGTCACCTTTTCCATTCGCTCCAGTCCTTTCCGGGTCTTAGAAACTCTCTGCAAGGCTAACCAGCTTGCCATCATCCCAGACAACGGCATCTGGTACATCCGTCCAGCCGACGATAAAGAACTCATCGGCAAGTCATACCTCATTCGGCATAATTCCCTGGAACGCGTGGACCGTGTCAATTCAGGTTCGGGTCTCAGCCTCACTCCCGTAGGTGGCTCTGGCGGCGGTAGTGGCAGCAGCGGTGGTGGAGGTGGCGGGGTGAATCTGCAAGGCAATCAAGAAACCTTCTCGGTGCGCCGAAGCGAAATCATCAATGACATCCGTTCCCTGCTCAGTCTGCCCACGGAAGAGCAGGAAACTGGCGGCCAAAGCACCGGAGGCGGTGATCTCGGAGCCGCTTTGGGAGGCTCTGGCGGAGATCTGACCAAGGCCATGAACTCGAATGAATTGAGTGCTTTCCGTAAACCCAAAGTGATCTGGAAGTCAGACTCCAATACTCTCTATGTCGTCGCCACGCGGTTGCAGCATCTTTGGGTGGAAGGCTTCTTGGAAGTGGCAGATAAGCCGCAAACCCTCATCGCCATTGAGGTTAAATTTGTAGAAACCACCCGCGATCCCAAGCGTGAATTTGGCATTGATTGGACAGGCACTTTTGACACCGGAAACTTCCGTCAAATCAACCAAGTAAACGAAGAAATTGATGAAACAACAGGTCGGCGAACCATCCAGGTAGAGTACGACAATGTCGCTACCAATGGCGGTTACCGTGCAGATTTGACCAACCTCCTCAGTCCGACCAATCTCAACGCGGCAGGCGGAGCACTTGGCTATCCGGCGTTGGGCATCTTGAGTTCTCAGGACATCAACGTGAAACTGCGTGCCTTGTTGCGTGATGAAGAGACCCAAATGACCTCTTACCCCCGCATGGTGACCCTCAATAACAGTGAAGTTTCCTTTCGCAGTGTGGTCAACCAGCCCGTGCTCGATGGCACGGCCTCTGCCACCGTCGGAGCAGGTGCCACCACCACTTCTTCCATCGCGTATTTGCCGATCGGGACCGTGCTTAACATCCTCCCGAAGCGCATGGAAAATGACAAAATCCTCCTCAACATGGCGGTGACAGTTTCCAGCATCATCATCACAGAAGTCATCAATGGAAATCCTTACCCGGTGGCCTCCTCCCGCGTTTACAATGCACCGGTCGAGGTGAACTCTGGCTACACAGTCGCCGTGGGCGGATTGGACGAAGCGCGCGAGCGTGAAGGCAAAGCAGGCATCCCATTTCTGCATAGCATCCCTGTTTTAGGCAAAGCCTTCAAATACGACAGCAAGAGCAAGAATCATAAAAACCTGATGCTCTTTATCACCCCCAAGATCATTGATGCACGTGAAGGCGGCCTGCCCAATGAGCCCCAATCCGTCATCCCTCAGCGTCCAGACAAACTCCTCCCCAAGATCCCTCAAGTGGATCCTAACACCGGTGCCATCATAGGAGGCCCTGCATCTTTGCCCAATGCCGTGGCTTACCTCACCCGCGAGACGGACATCCTCCACCACACCATTTATGAAGGCCGCATCACCCCCGACGAAAGCCGCAAGCTGAAAGAACTCAAAATAGCTGTCGAGCAACTGGATGCCCAGTGCGAAGTGCTGAAACAGCAATATCCAGATCAAGGATCTCTGATCTATACCAACCAACAACAGCTCAAAGGCTTGCTGGATCGCAACCAGCAAATGGCCCGGCTTTTGTTCTCAAAAAAATACTTTTGA
- a CDS encoding type II secretion system F family protein yields MLKKVTITNVNTGHKSIAMVDTDTHEKALIGCGIAPNETASIEDITGPDEKLQRLTSPKGGSEDCGAFFSGLGRCLERNISMTKSLKLQVNRVVSARYKGMIAEVIYAISMGEKFSDAVARFRDLFSEDILSLIIAGEEAGQLARVCKRIGVAQKKSSKTLKKLKGAMIYPGVVMVLGVVVVIVMSFTLVPAMSKLFTSFNADLPFATKALIALSDLFIHKPYMAAAPLVGLYIFFSNFGKIMAQKWVQDLVLKIPVVGMLVRKSAAAAGFRTLAMLTESNVRLTSALEITSSATWHYHYKEFFNRLRDHISVGRTLHEAFLMESHWLGSDGRNLCGLIELASETGSGTEMLAEIADDYEEELDNMAASLDKLIEPLTMLILGVMVGFLIYAIYGPMFSLGDVILKKK; encoded by the coding sequence ATGCTGAAAAAAGTCACCATCACGAACGTCAATACCGGGCACAAATCCATCGCGATGGTGGATACGGACACGCATGAAAAGGCGTTGATCGGCTGTGGGATCGCCCCGAATGAAACGGCGTCTATTGAGGACATTACCGGGCCGGATGAGAAACTGCAGAGGCTGACTTCTCCTAAAGGTGGATCTGAAGATTGCGGTGCTTTTTTCTCCGGTCTGGGGCGCTGTCTGGAGCGAAACATCAGCATGACCAAGAGCTTGAAGCTGCAGGTGAACCGGGTGGTTTCTGCACGCTACAAAGGCATGATCGCGGAGGTGATCTATGCCATCTCCATGGGGGAAAAATTTAGCGATGCGGTGGCTAGGTTTCGCGATCTTTTTTCGGAGGATATTTTATCCCTCATCATTGCGGGTGAAGAAGCGGGCCAGCTAGCTCGTGTGTGCAAACGCATCGGCGTGGCGCAGAAGAAGTCTTCCAAGACACTGAAGAAGCTGAAGGGGGCGATGATCTACCCTGGGGTGGTGATGGTTCTCGGGGTGGTGGTGGTCATCGTCATGAGTTTCACTCTGGTGCCTGCGATGTCGAAGTTGTTTACCAGTTTCAATGCGGACCTGCCGTTTGCGACTAAGGCGCTGATCGCGTTGTCAGATCTATTTATTCATAAGCCCTACATGGCGGCGGCTCCGCTGGTAGGGCTGTACATTTTCTTTTCCAATTTTGGAAAGATCATGGCTCAAAAGTGGGTGCAGGATTTGGTGCTGAAAATTCCAGTGGTGGGGATGCTGGTGCGTAAATCGGCCGCAGCGGCTGGTTTTCGCACACTGGCCATGCTCACCGAATCAAACGTGCGGTTAACCAGTGCTTTGGAGATCACTTCTTCCGCCACGTGGCATTACCACTACAAGGAGTTCTTTAATCGTTTGCGCGACCACATCAGTGTGGGGCGTACTTTGCACGAGGCTTTCCTGATGGAATCTCATTGGTTAGGCTCAGACGGACGAAATCTTTGCGGTCTGATCGAGCTGGCTTCTGAAACGGGCTCTGGAACGGAGATGCTGGCAGAGATTGCGGATGATTATGAGGAGGAGTTGGATAACATGGCGGCGTCTTTGGATAAGCTCATCGAGCCGCTGACGATGCTGATCCTTGGGGTGATGGTGGGCTTCCTCATCTATGCGATCTACGGGCCGATGTTCAGCCTGGGAGATGTGATCCTGAAAAAGAAGTAG
- a CDS encoding peptidylprolyl isomerase: METSKGTIEIELDAAKAPGTVNNFVKYVKKGHYDGLIFHRVIPDFMIQGGGFTADMQQKKTDAPIQNEAANGLKNVKGTLAMARTPDPHSASSQFFINLKDNSFLDYPGQDGWGYCVFGKVTKGLDIVDQIAAVQTTSKGGHRDVPAEAVTIKTAKVSE; encoded by the coding sequence ATGGAAACCAGCAAAGGCACCATCGAAATCGAACTCGACGCCGCCAAAGCCCCCGGCACTGTCAACAACTTCGTCAAATACGTGAAGAAAGGCCACTACGATGGTCTCATCTTTCACCGCGTGATTCCTGACTTCATGATCCAGGGCGGAGGTTTCACCGCTGACATGCAGCAAAAGAAAACGGATGCCCCCATCCAGAACGAAGCTGCCAACGGCCTGAAAAACGTCAAGGGCACTCTGGCTATGGCTCGTACGCCGGATCCGCACAGCGCATCTAGCCAGTTCTTCATCAACCTCAAGGACAACAGCTTCCTCGACTATCCAGGACAAGATGGCTGGGGCTACTGCGTTTTCGGTAAAGTGACCAAGGGCCTCGACATCGTGGACCAGATCGCTGCTGTGCAGACCACCAGCAAAGGCGGCCACCGCGACGTGCCAGCTGAAGCCGTCACCATTAAGACAGCCAAGGTCAGCGAATAA
- a CDS encoding PA0069 family radical SAM protein — protein sequence MRTDDLPVNRPRGRGAAANTAQRFSALQMTYDPGEEPEKVVTKFFQDHSSGIISRHNSPDLPFEASLNPYRGCEHGCAYCYARPTHEWLGFSAGLDFESRIMVKTEAPALLRAELAREKYVPERLSLSGVTDCYQPVEKRLEITRGCLAVLAECRHPVVMITKNYLITRDMDHLEELARHEATAVYISITTLDADLARKLEPRASSPQMRLEAIRNLAGQGIPVGVSVAPMIPGLNDSEIPAILEAAREAGAQFAGYTVVRLPFSVKEVFSSWLEEHFPGMKDKVLGRIEETQGRTLSHPEFGKRLKGVGVWSEQIAQIFKISLKRAGMLHRRPEVNAAAFRRPREVGGQMELW from the coding sequence ATGAGAACAGATGATTTGCCCGTCAATCGCCCACGGGGGCGTGGTGCGGCAGCGAACACGGCCCAGCGTTTCTCGGCTCTGCAGATGACTTATGACCCGGGAGAAGAACCGGAGAAGGTAGTGACGAAATTTTTTCAGGATCACTCCAGTGGTATCATCAGCCGGCACAACAGTCCCGACCTACCGTTTGAGGCAAGCCTGAATCCTTACCGAGGTTGCGAGCATGGTTGTGCTTATTGTTATGCGCGGCCGACGCATGAGTGGTTGGGCTTTTCAGCAGGGCTGGACTTTGAGTCCCGCATCATGGTGAAGACGGAGGCCCCGGCGCTGCTGCGGGCGGAACTGGCGCGGGAAAAATATGTGCCTGAGCGCCTGTCTCTCAGTGGAGTGACGGACTGTTACCAACCGGTGGAGAAGCGACTGGAAATCACCCGTGGGTGCCTGGCGGTGCTGGCGGAATGCAGGCACCCGGTGGTGATGATCACGAAGAATTACCTCATCACCCGCGATATGGATCACCTGGAGGAACTGGCGCGCCACGAAGCAACGGCAGTTTACATTTCCATCACCACGCTGGATGCAGACCTCGCACGAAAGTTAGAGCCAAGGGCGTCGTCTCCGCAGATGCGGCTGGAGGCAATCCGCAACCTGGCTGGGCAGGGGATTCCGGTGGGGGTGTCTGTAGCGCCGATGATTCCGGGGCTGAATGACAGTGAGATTCCGGCCATCTTAGAGGCTGCGCGCGAGGCGGGAGCCCAGTTTGCCGGTTACACCGTGGTGCGGCTGCCCTTCAGTGTGAAGGAGGTTTTTAGCTCTTGGTTAGAAGAGCATTTCCCAGGAATGAAAGATAAGGTGTTAGGCCGAATCGAGGAAACTCAGGGACGCACGTTATCGCATCCAGAATTTGGCAAGCGGTTAAAAGGCGTTGGAGTGTGGTCTGAGCAAATCGCGCAGATTTTCAAGATTTCATTGAAACGAGCGGGGATGCTGCATCGCCGCCCGGAGGTGAATGCGGCTGCTTTTCGCCGGCCTCGTGAGGTGGGTGGGCAGATGGAACTTTGGTGA
- a CDS encoding type IV pilus modification PilV family protein gives MKSRLCQHLRRGYTLIEVLAAGAVVSVGMAAAVSLAASLMAQEELAWRVAITRNYQENMVRLWQLGMSPAGSKDATNIGAVMPSQSFSTLLNEAINGTPFLIETGTANPEGLGKLQTASITAVVNVSSDPGKEVLGASFTLTAYRPSLPSGLRTQALNR, from the coding sequence ATGAAAAGCCGTCTCTGCCAGCATCTACGCCGTGGTTATACCTTGATTGAGGTTTTGGCTGCTGGTGCCGTCGTCTCCGTCGGTATGGCCGCAGCGGTGAGTCTAGCGGCTTCGCTTATGGCCCAAGAAGAGCTCGCTTGGCGAGTGGCGATCACGCGGAATTATCAAGAGAATATGGTGAGGCTTTGGCAGTTGGGAATGAGCCCCGCAGGCAGCAAGGATGCTACTAATATTGGTGCTGTGATGCCGAGCCAGAGCTTCAGCACGCTCCTCAATGAAGCGATCAATGGCACGCCATTTTTGATCGAAACGGGAACTGCCAATCCAGAGGGCTTAGGTAAGCTACAAACGGCATCCATCACAGCGGTGGTGAATGTTTCATCTGACCCTGGTAAAGAAGTGCTCGGGGCTAGCTTTACCCTCACGGCTTACCGTCCCAGCCTGCCTAGCGGCCTGCGTACACAGGCTCTCAACCGCTGA
- a CDS encoding 3-keto-disaccharide hydrolase, whose translation MLRTFLFSFSLSVVFSLGAAEPEPPEGYIAIFNGQDLTGWQGSDKYWSVEDGCLTGVADGTLDYNRFITWKAGKVKNFELRVKVKVTPDGNSGLQYRGQERPDLGEWVVTGYQCDVVPKNPDYNGMLYEERGRRILAHTGEKVVIDPQGQPWVVGKMPVQKFPGGEWHDYRVRVEGNHHRHWIDGVMTVDVVDLDEKGRALEGVIAVQVHVGPPMKIQYKDFFVKHLADDLPILKAEGAPIPADAVKVVPQGGGKKKAAAKK comes from the coding sequence ATGCTGCGCACTTTTTTATTCTCGTTTTCTTTGTCGGTCGTGTTTTCCCTGGGAGCGGCTGAGCCTGAACCGCCAGAAGGTTACATTGCTATTTTTAATGGTCAGGACCTCACAGGCTGGCAAGGGAGTGACAAGTATTGGTCCGTCGAAGATGGCTGCCTGACCGGGGTGGCAGATGGGACGCTGGACTACAATCGTTTCATCACCTGGAAGGCCGGGAAGGTAAAAAACTTCGAGCTGCGGGTGAAGGTGAAAGTGACGCCGGATGGCAACAGTGGACTGCAATATCGTGGCCAGGAGCGCCCCGACTTAGGTGAGTGGGTGGTGACAGGGTACCAGTGCGATGTGGTGCCCAAGAACCCTGACTATAACGGCATGCTCTATGAAGAGCGAGGCCGCCGTATCCTGGCGCACACTGGGGAGAAAGTGGTCATTGATCCCCAAGGCCAGCCCTGGGTGGTGGGCAAGATGCCCGTGCAGAAATTTCCTGGCGGGGAGTGGCATGACTACCGGGTGCGGGTGGAAGGGAATCATCACCGCCACTGGATCGACGGTGTGATGACGGTGGACGTGGTGGACCTGGATGAAAAAGGCCGGGCGCTGGAGGGTGTCATCGCTGTGCAGGTGCATGTGGGCCCGCCGATGAAGATCCAGTACAAGGATTTTTTTGTGAAGCACCTGGCGGATGACCTGCCGATCCTGAAAGCTGAGGGGGCGCCCATCCCTGCGGATGCAGTGAAGGTGGTGCCACAGGGCGGCGGTAAGAAAAAAGCCGCTGCTAAAAAATAA
- a CDS encoding type IV pilus twitching motility protein PilT, with product MEDINERSQLGYRMLHLSKDAGVSDFYITPWEPLTYKRNGKLFFDSFIYQPERPLEFTAGCVDYALTLGNRRYRVNRMVTRGRPRWVMRLLPETIPDISKLMVPPAAIKAFLEAKNGLFLVCGATGSGKSTTIASMILERAKRRQEHVLTFEDPIEFVYPSGIPSLVSQREIGTDELDFNKSLRAALRQAPDVILVGEIRDGETAEIALQAAETGHVVVATLHTSSAAQTVQRYLKLIPSDRMENAMLSFADSFRGILCQRLLFDESRGKRFPIHELLLPYDSVCGMIRRGEFKNLEQELEAGFTRGMISFERCLGFRQQDGWKPSQTRKTGYAEHEVYDFLSRENLTSVYAVG from the coding sequence ATGGAAGACATCAATGAACGCAGCCAGTTAGGCTATCGGATGCTGCATCTGTCTAAGGATGCAGGGGTGAGTGATTTTTACATCACGCCGTGGGAGCCGCTGACCTACAAGCGGAATGGAAAGCTCTTTTTTGATTCCTTTATCTACCAACCTGAGCGGCCACTGGAATTTACGGCAGGGTGTGTGGACTATGCTCTCACGTTAGGGAATCGTCGTTATCGTGTGAACCGCATGGTCACGCGGGGGCGCCCGCGTTGGGTCATGCGTTTGCTCCCTGAAACCATTCCCGACATCAGTAAATTGATGGTGCCACCAGCGGCGATCAAAGCTTTCCTGGAGGCGAAGAATGGACTCTTTCTGGTCTGTGGAGCCACGGGTTCTGGTAAATCTACCACGATTGCTTCCATGATTTTAGAGCGTGCGAAACGCCGTCAGGAACATGTGTTGACGTTCGAAGACCCGATCGAGTTTGTCTATCCCTCAGGCATTCCGTCGCTGGTTTCTCAGCGTGAGATCGGCACGGATGAGTTGGACTTTAACAAGTCATTGCGTGCCGCTCTTCGTCAGGCCCCGGATGTGATTCTGGTGGGGGAAATTCGTGATGGTGAGACGGCTGAGATCGCCCTGCAAGCAGCGGAAACAGGACACGTGGTGGTGGCGACGCTGCATACTTCCAGTGCTGCGCAGACGGTGCAGCGTTATCTGAAACTGATTCCGAGTGATCGCATGGAAAACGCCATGCTCTCTTTTGCCGATAGCTTTCGTGGGATTCTTTGCCAGCGGCTATTGTTTGATGAATCACGAGGGAAGCGTTTCCCCATTCATGAATTGCTGCTGCCCTATGACTCAGTCTGCGGCATGATCCGGCGCGGCGAATTCAAGAACCTTGAGCAAGAACTCGAGGCCGGCTTTACGCGCGGCATGATTAGCTTTGAAAGGTGCCTGGGCTTTCGCCAGCAGGATGGGTGGAAACCCTCCCAAACGCGTAAGACCGGCTATGCCGAACATGAAGTCTATGACTTCCTATCCCGAGAAAACCTGACTTCCGTATATGCTGTTGGATGA
- a CDS encoding choice-of-anchor K domain-containing protein has product MELVVIIAMMGVLATVVLSLVGRQPTAVKDIKLSSDVATLNQMISVYTSDGGSFKAGSDPQAVLDKLKRSRPQTEWKSHVGPASGRLVDVRLKARITSSPEKSGQARAKWNAQKQRFELTTGSGSAVTEFYLDETLARVEPGTDARTPSVVLFNVGKSKNQGWVWGHSSSGKAAYNTPGSNGGNGVSSPFNPGDAVPITPPDTGGGGGGGGSGGGSGGSGGDTGGGSSPPTAITLPRPGISPSGGTFAYAAFPGMVLISPNGAPVDGSTLEYRVNGGAWTPYTGSPLAVGSADKLEARNRATDTALYKTSSIASASYYRLVSGFTGSGKGTWGNVTGGTGLVNTIQNGDEKSTIKHGNTKLDLGNGQFLDSGKENTLSFEPKPFEAVVPNVWFSLGDLVMLNGTTFYNSEADGVTLSINLGLTEPAQNAVVHINMGLVNTENSTDRMASADIVELRNPSTDFTVTVDGVEYRLELSWATLDPGAGVAQGNQFLVFEGASASASLRGRFVPNK; this is encoded by the coding sequence ATGGAGCTCGTGGTCATCATCGCCATGATGGGGGTGCTGGCGACGGTGGTTCTATCTCTCGTGGGGCGGCAACCCACTGCCGTGAAGGACATCAAGCTCTCTTCAGATGTGGCCACCCTGAACCAGATGATCTCCGTCTATACGTCTGATGGGGGAAGCTTTAAGGCAGGCTCAGATCCCCAAGCGGTGCTGGATAAACTGAAACGTAGCCGCCCTCAAACTGAGTGGAAAAGCCATGTGGGACCAGCTTCAGGGAGATTGGTGGACGTTCGTCTGAAGGCGCGCATCACGTCTAGCCCCGAGAAAAGTGGTCAGGCACGTGCGAAGTGGAATGCGCAAAAGCAGAGATTTGAGCTAACCACAGGTTCAGGTTCTGCTGTGACGGAGTTTTATTTGGATGAGACTCTTGCAAGGGTAGAGCCTGGCACGGATGCCCGAACGCCATCCGTGGTTCTTTTCAATGTAGGCAAGAGTAAAAATCAGGGTTGGGTATGGGGACATTCAAGCTCGGGTAAAGCGGCTTACAACACGCCTGGTAGCAATGGCGGAAATGGGGTTTCCTCTCCGTTTAATCCCGGGGATGCAGTCCCTATCACGCCGCCTGATACAGGCGGTGGCGGTGGTGGCGGAGGGTCTGGAGGGGGATCCGGCGGGAGTGGTGGGGATACAGGTGGCGGGAGCTCACCGCCCACTGCGATTACACTGCCACGCCCAGGCATCAGTCCATCGGGTGGGACCTTCGCTTATGCAGCTTTTCCGGGGATGGTTTTGATCAGCCCGAATGGAGCTCCTGTCGATGGATCCACTCTAGAATACCGTGTGAATGGAGGTGCTTGGACCCCTTACACCGGCAGTCCATTAGCAGTGGGATCTGCGGATAAATTGGAGGCACGTAATCGCGCGACAGATACGGCTCTTTATAAGACCAGCAGCATTGCATCGGCCTCTTATTACCGGCTTGTTTCAGGTTTTACAGGCTCAGGCAAAGGAACTTGGGGGAATGTGACGGGGGGGACAGGCCTGGTAAACACCATTCAAAACGGGGATGAAAAATCCACGATTAAGCATGGCAACACCAAGCTGGATCTGGGGAATGGCCAGTTTCTAGATTCAGGAAAAGAGAATACACTGAGCTTTGAGCCTAAACCCTTTGAAGCAGTCGTGCCAAATGTCTGGTTCTCCCTGGGAGATTTGGTGATGCTGAATGGCACGACGTTTTACAACAGCGAGGCGGATGGAGTGACTTTAAGCATCAATCTCGGGCTTACCGAGCCTGCGCAGAATGCCGTGGTTCATATCAACATGGGGCTGGTGAATACGGAGAACAGCACGGACCGCATGGCGAGTGCTGACATTGTGGAGTTACGCAATCCTAGCACGGACTTCACCGTGACGGTGGACGGGGTGGAATACCGTCTGGAGCTGAGCTGGGCCACTTTAGATCCTGGTGCCGGAGTGGCGCAGGGAAATCAGTTTCTGGTTTTTGAAGGGGCCTCCGCCAGTGCCTCTCTTCGAGGTCGTTTTGTGCCTAACAAATAG